A single window of Candidatus Eremiobacterota bacterium DNA harbors:
- a CDS encoding type II toxin-antitoxin system RelE/ParE family toxin produces MWAVVRRKLDQINCLRELRELAVPPGNQLEALKGDRHGQHSIRVNEQYRICFRWKDGDAYEVEITDYH; encoded by the coding sequence TTGTGGGCAGTTGTCCGCAGGAAATTGGACCAGATAAACTGCTTAAGAGAATTGCGGGAGCTCGCAGTGCCTCCTGGCAATCAACTGGAGGCGCTGAAGGGTGATAGACATGGGCAACACAGTATTCGTGTGAACGAACAGTATCGAATCTGTTTCCGATGGAAGGATGGAGACGCATATGAAGT